A stretch of the Parachlamydia acanthamoebae genome encodes the following:
- a CDS encoding rhodanese-like domain-containing protein, with protein sequence MAKKIKEIDPQTLKQWMDDSQVVLVDVRELCEYQEERISNATLLPISQFKAEKVPSVPSTKKIVFYCKSGHRSAYAAACWSVDKQESEAYNLAGGLVAWQHRGLPVEKG encoded by the coding sequence ATGGCAAAAAAAATTAAAGAAATTGATCCTCAGACTTTAAAGCAATGGATGGATGACTCGCAAGTTGTGTTGGTGGATGTCCGGGAATTGTGTGAATATCAAGAAGAGAGGATTTCTAATGCGACTCTTTTGCCGATTTCACAATTTAAAGCTGAGAAAGTTCCATCTGTACCCTCTACGAAAAAAATTGTGTTCTATTGCAAGTCAGGCCATCGATCTGCTTATGCTGCAGCTTGCTGGAGCGTAGATAAGCAAGAAAGCGAGGCTTATAACTTGGCGGGTGGGTTAGTCGCCTGGCAGCATCGGGGACTCCCTGTAGAAAAGGGGTGA
- a CDS encoding PhoH family protein, producing the protein MKKTFVLDTNVILHDPEAIIKFPRNRVVIPVAVLEELDKMKRLPNDLGKNSRAFFRFLDSLASEGKGDLHNGISLSNDSDVRIALEIKKDYKGDFSLSTTDNKIIMAAYLLFERSENVVFVSKDFAARIKAEAIGLEAEDYENLKYAYQTMYRGNRRVEVTKHDVDSFFKDGFIKLPDLDCHPNEYLVMTSPENSSAVGKYDPVRKQVEPLLKSVNMWGIKPRNVEQRCAVDLLLRDDIKLVTLLGPAGTGKTLLALACGLRKVFDEGIYSRILVSRPVIPLGRDIGYLPGTKEEKLFHWMQPIYDNLEFLCESPSGQTTDTLRWVTESKKVEMEAVTYIRGRSLPKMYIIVDEAQNLTPHEVKTIISRAGEGTKVILTGDPTQIDHPYLDKDSNGLTYAVGRFADQKIYGNMFLEKTERSELAALAAEIL; encoded by the coding sequence GTGAAAAAAACATTTGTACTTGATACTAACGTGATCCTGCATGATCCTGAAGCGATTATTAAATTTCCTCGTAATCGTGTTGTCATTCCAGTAGCTGTTTTAGAAGAACTCGACAAAATGAAACGCTTACCTAATGATTTAGGAAAGAATTCGCGGGCTTTTTTTCGTTTTCTAGATTCTTTAGCATCCGAAGGAAAGGGTGATTTACATAATGGAATCTCTTTATCTAATGATTCCGACGTGCGCATTGCGCTTGAGATTAAAAAAGATTATAAGGGAGACTTTTCTTTATCTACAACAGATAACAAAATCATTATGGCAGCTTATCTGCTATTTGAACGCTCAGAAAATGTTGTTTTTGTTTCAAAAGATTTTGCCGCTCGCATTAAAGCAGAAGCAATTGGCTTGGAAGCAGAAGATTATGAGAACCTCAAGTATGCTTATCAAACCATGTACCGGGGAAACCGACGAGTAGAGGTGACAAAGCATGATGTAGATTCCTTTTTCAAAGATGGATTCATCAAGCTGCCCGATTTAGATTGCCATCCGAATGAGTATCTTGTGATGACCTCTCCAGAGAATTCTTCGGCTGTAGGAAAGTACGACCCTGTACGTAAGCAGGTAGAACCCCTGCTAAAATCTGTCAATATGTGGGGAATTAAACCACGGAATGTGGAGCAGCGCTGTGCGGTGGACCTGCTGTTGCGTGACGATATTAAGCTTGTGACATTACTGGGGCCAGCGGGAACAGGTAAGACACTATTGGCCTTGGCTTGCGGATTAAGGAAGGTCTTTGACGAAGGAATCTATTCACGGATTCTCGTTAGCCGACCCGTAATTCCTCTTGGACGTGATATCGGGTATTTGCCGGGGACAAAAGAAGAAAAGCTCTTTCATTGGATGCAGCCTATTTATGATAACTTAGAATTTTTGTGTGAATCTCCTTCAGGGCAAACAACCGATACCCTGCGCTGGGTCACGGAAAGCAAAAAAGTTGAGATGGAAGCCGTAACTTACATTCGTGGACGTTCTTTACCAAAAATGTATATCATTGTGGATGAAGCCCAAAACCTAACTCCACACGAAGTTAAGACGATTATTTCTCGTGCGGGTGAAGGTACTAAAGTGATCTTAACGGGGGATCCTACACAAATTGACCATCCTTATTTGGATAAAGATTCAAACGGATTGACCTATGCAGTAGGTCGGTTTGCCGATCAAAAAATTTATGGGAATATGTTTCTAGAAAAGACAGAAAGATCGGAATTGGCGGCACTGGCTGCAGAAATTTTGTAG
- a CDS encoding SH3 domain-containing protein — MSKISTTLLLFCSTLIGTIPSPLMAANPPGLSTNAFPAFTGKVIRNKVRIRLEPSMESMILKEIVNGDMVVVTGETDEFYAILPPEETKAYIFRTFVLDDIVEGHKVNVRLSPSLESPVIAQLNTGDRVNGSVSTSNAKWLEITPPNHVRFYIAKDYIEKIGPPDLMAKIEKRKQEACSTFSQTTLALQTELQKPFENMHVDHLFQSLNQMAKEYTDLPDVSAQAKDFLKHSQEIYLHKKIAYLENKTQDHSQNWQAKHYELTSELEEKQNKLAQLEKELAAKAQAQQSHVATPTTPPKAKTPSLQWASIEQQRFEEWIAKRGGEGTFDEFYEEQEVNHTVLTGIIEPYSRPVKNKPGDFVLINQVTHLPIAYLYTTIGSIQDKIGQPVTIHASPRPNHHFAYPAYYILSFE, encoded by the coding sequence ATGTCCAAAATCTCCACAACCCTTCTTCTTTTTTGTTCAACTTTAATTGGAACTATCCCTTCTCCCTTAATGGCCGCAAATCCACCTGGACTTTCCACAAATGCATTTCCGGCTTTTACTGGAAAGGTGATTCGCAATAAAGTCAGAATTCGACTTGAACCTTCCATGGAAAGCATGATTTTAAAAGAAATCGTCAACGGAGATATGGTTGTTGTAACGGGTGAAACAGACGAGTTTTACGCCATTCTGCCTCCTGAAGAAACAAAAGCCTACATTTTTCGCACATTCGTGCTAGACGACATTGTTGAAGGGCATAAAGTAAACGTGCGCCTATCCCCCTCACTTGAATCCCCTGTAATTGCGCAATTGAATACGGGAGATCGGGTAAACGGATCTGTGAGTACATCAAACGCAAAATGGTTGGAAATCACACCTCCAAATCATGTACGGTTCTACATTGCCAAAGATTATATTGAAAAAATTGGCCCCCCCGATTTAATGGCTAAAATCGAAAAAAGAAAGCAAGAAGCCTGCTCCACTTTCAGCCAAACGACATTAGCTCTCCAAACAGAGCTCCAAAAACCGTTCGAAAATATGCATGTCGACCATTTGTTTCAAAGCTTGAATCAAATGGCTAAAGAATACACCGATTTACCAGATGTTTCGGCGCAAGCAAAAGATTTCTTAAAGCACAGCCAAGAAATTTATCTGCATAAAAAAATCGCGTATCTAGAAAACAAAACACAAGACCATTCTCAGAATTGGCAGGCAAAGCATTATGAATTGACTTCTGAATTAGAAGAAAAACAGAACAAGCTCGCTCAACTCGAAAAAGAATTAGCTGCAAAAGCACAAGCCCAACAAAGTCATGTCGCGACTCCAACGACGCCCCCTAAAGCTAAAACCCCTTCTTTGCAATGGGCATCCATTGAGCAACAGCGTTTCGAAGAATGGATTGCTAAGCGTGGCGGAGAAGGAACTTTTGATGAATTTTATGAAGAACAAGAAGTCAATCACACAGTGTTAACAGGAATTATTGAACCATATTCCCGCCCTGTTAAAAATAAACCGGGTGATTTTGTTTTAATTAACCAAGTCACACATTTACCCATTGCTTATCTGTATACAACAATCGGCTCAATTCAAGACAAGATAGGGCAACCTGTGACGATTCATGCCTCTCCAAGGCCCAATCATCACTTTGCTTATCCGGCTTATTATATCTTGTCGTTTGAATAG